A genomic segment from Streptomyces sp. NBC_00459 encodes:
- a CDS encoding TIGR02452 family protein has product MSARLRDLARGTEEIVAAGSYRASDGREVRLAAAIKAARAGTRLYGPGPLDVPPEASPLDTSFEVTGESSLEAARRLPGPVAVLNFSSARNPGGGYLNGAQAQEEALCRASALYTCLTGVREFYDHHRTHRDPFYTDRVIHSPGVPVFRDDRGRLLDTPYTAGFLTSAAPNAGVVRRTAPERAAEIPRALASRAERVLEVAASEGYGRLVLGAWGCGVFQNDPTTVAATFRDLLVTGRFEGRFERVVFAILDRTKNTATRSAFERAFAGVSVP; this is encoded by the coding sequence CGTCGCGGCCGGTTCCTATCGCGCGTCCGACGGACGTGAGGTGCGACTCGCCGCGGCGATCAAGGCCGCCCGGGCGGGCACCCGCCTCTACGGCCCGGGCCCGCTGGACGTACCCCCGGAGGCCTCGCCACTGGACACGTCCTTCGAGGTCACCGGCGAGAGCAGCCTCGAGGCCGCCCGCCGCCTCCCCGGCCCCGTGGCGGTCCTCAACTTCTCCTCGGCCCGCAACCCGGGCGGCGGCTACCTGAACGGCGCCCAGGCCCAGGAGGAGGCCCTGTGCCGGGCCTCCGCGCTGTACACCTGTCTGACGGGGGTGCGTGAGTTCTACGACCACCATCGCACCCACCGCGACCCGTTCTACACGGACCGTGTCATCCACTCACCCGGGGTGCCGGTCTTCCGCGACGACCGGGGCCGCCTCCTGGACACCCCGTACACGGCGGGCTTCCTGACCTCGGCGGCCCCGAACGCGGGGGTCGTACGACGAACGGCACCCGAGCGGGCGGCGGAGATTCCCCGGGCCCTGGCGTCCCGCGCGGAGCGGGTCCTGGAAGTGGCGGCGTCAGAGGGCTACGGCCGCCTGGTCCTGGGTGCCTGGGGCTGCGGGGTCTTCCAGAACGACCCGACGACGGTGGCGGCCACCTTCAGAGACCTGCTGGTGACCGGCCGTTTCGAGGGCAGATTCGAGAGGGTCGTGTTCGCGATTCTGGACCGCACGAAGAACACAGCAACGCGATCGGCCTTCGAACGTGCCTTCGCGGGAGTGAGCGTCCCCTAG